TTGGTCATGTGATGGCTACTGCCAAATAATCCTAACTAGCCGGATTAAGTTTAAAAACAGATAATGAGATAAGGAAACAAGGTAGCATGAGCTCACAGTACATATATACAAGTACTACCACGTTTTTATCACACCATTCCGTTCTCTCTCATGCACTGAATCCTCTCATAAGTCTTAATTAGTACTGATGCTGGAATTATTTTAATCCTGTCTTAATTTCTTCTCCACTCAGGACCATAGGTTTTCTGTAGTTTCCCCCTTTATTAAATCACCTCATTATCATTTTTCTAGGACAACGTCAGTCATTTTTCAACTTCCATCAGTGTCACTGTATCCAGCTCAACTTACTTTTTTTCAAACTATAATGCACTATACAGACAAAGTTCAGAAAGTGCCACGCATGTTAGCATTGTGCAGCTCTATAAATTCAAGGAAACCATAACTACGTTGTTCAAAAATATCACAGAGATGACAGAACATCTGGTTTACCAAGACAATTAAAGTCGCTCCTGCACTCCAAACAAGTCCAAACAGTTTTCACATACCAAAAATTAATCTAGGTAAGTTCCACATATCATCTTCTAATGGTTTTCCTTATGTGGTCAAGTAGCCCAAACAAAATTGACAAGAAAACAGTAACATACCGATTCCTTCTTGCTATTCTGTTTCTCCTCCAAGTCCTTAAGCGCCCGATCCATTCTCATTCTGCAAAGAAAGTAATTCCACACCTTCATCACAGCATcaacacaattcaaaaccgatacAGATCAGCTCATAGCCACTCACAGCTCAGCTGTGATGTACTCGATGCGCTTTTTGATGTTGGCCTTCGCCTCCGCATTGTCCTGCTTGACCAACACTGGCCCGATCAGCTTGTACACGTTCGCCCCTTCATTCAGCAGCTCCAGCTCCTACGCACAAAGCCAAACTAGATCAAACCAGGTACTCACGCAAATCACCAATCGGAACAGAGTTGAACCAAGGAAGCGTGCGTTCATGCCTTGAGGACGAGTTCATTCTCGCCGACCTGGATGGTGAACTGCTTGCGGACCTCGTGATTCTTGGAGATGTCTGCAAGGGGAGCAGAAGAGATAGAGTTAGGGTTGCAAGCAGGGAGGGACGGGTTCCTCTCTCACTCTCAAGGGATTTGTGGGCCGGGAAAGCGCACGTGCCTTTCTGGATCTTGCTGAGGGCGTTGGCCTGGGACTCGAGGTCGCACTGCATATCGCGTACAGCAGCCGGTGCCGGTGCCAACGACGACGCCATGGCTGTCGCAGcttcctccgccgcctcggctTTAAGCGTGGGAGTGCAAATATAGATGCGGCGCCGTCTACTCTGTTTCCGGGTTTGGGCTTCTGCAGCTTCGGAACAACCTGAAACAGCATGGAGAGCGACAAAACTAAATTAAATCTTTGCAGGTGGCTCCTTTGGGCATAGCTAGCTCATGGATGGCGTCCAAACTCTTATCCGACATATTTCATTTGTATTCTCGACAAACCACACTACGGTTTAGGAAAATGTTTGGCGCAAAAGATTGGGCGTATGAGACAGTCACAGAAGCAGA
The Triticum dicoccoides isolate Atlit2015 ecotype Zavitan chromosome 3A, WEW_v2.0, whole genome shotgun sequence genome window above contains:
- the LOC119267355 gene encoding prefoldin subunit 6-like, which translates into the protein MASSLAPAPAAVRDMQCDLESQANALSKIQKDISKNHEVRKQFTIQVGENELVLKELELLNEGANVYKLIGPVLVKQDNAEAKANIKKRIEYITAELMRMDRALKDLEEKQNSKKESIIKLQQKMQAVQAKAQA